One window of the Enterobacter huaxiensis genome contains the following:
- a CDS encoding GGDEF domain-containing protein, translated as MEKRKKPTLERATWPTRHAMVMHGLAMNLPWLAFVNISFAVMILLRHVLLKAGDPLYPHSPQLTKIVDASMLGITLLSAALILMAWRRIAGISVVLFICSAIWSVSCFWFITQLLLPHVWPLCVILLLSGLTALYFHPKGLLAFVLPLWITLPIASWVRNDGLNLHFIVIWSVFTLILICGRFILLSWFDEAWRRNQQNQLLISRLDALAHQDPLTKTANRRKMEVVLENAVEQKKTFSVIMLDIDYFKLYNDTYGHQAGDECLTRVAQVLLKSVRTPDDVVSRYGGEEFVVILFNCPENIAEKVALRIQDGLRAEPIPHGASTVSDHVTVSMGIASMAEGLAGTEIIARADAALYRAKEAGRDRWSH; from the coding sequence ATGGAAAAAAGAAAAAAACCGACACTTGAACGGGCCACCTGGCCAACGCGGCATGCCATGGTCATGCATGGGCTGGCGATGAACCTTCCGTGGCTGGCCTTCGTCAATATCAGCTTCGCGGTGATGATTCTGCTGCGACACGTTCTGCTTAAGGCCGGCGACCCGCTTTATCCCCACTCGCCGCAGCTGACAAAAATAGTCGATGCCTCCATGCTTGGCATTACCCTCCTCTCAGCTGCGCTGATCCTCATGGCCTGGCGGCGCATCGCCGGTATCAGCGTGGTGTTGTTTATTTGTAGCGCCATCTGGTCGGTCTCCTGTTTCTGGTTTATCACCCAGCTGCTGCTCCCGCACGTCTGGCCGCTGTGCGTCATTTTATTACTCTCCGGCTTAACGGCGCTCTATTTTCATCCTAAGGGGTTGCTCGCCTTTGTGCTGCCGCTTTGGATCACCCTGCCGATAGCAAGCTGGGTACGAAATGATGGCCTCAACCTTCACTTCATTGTTATCTGGAGCGTCTTTACGCTGATCCTGATCTGCGGGCGTTTCATCCTGTTGAGCTGGTTTGACGAAGCCTGGCGACGCAACCAGCAAAATCAGCTGCTGATCTCCAGACTGGATGCGCTGGCGCATCAGGATCCGTTAACCAAAACCGCCAATCGCCGGAAAATGGAAGTGGTGCTGGAAAACGCGGTAGAGCAGAAAAAAACCTTCTCGGTGATTATGCTGGATATCGATTACTTCAAACTCTACAACGACACCTACGGCCATCAGGCGGGTGATGAATGCCTCACACGCGTAGCTCAGGTGCTGTTGAAATCGGTGCGAACCCCTGACGATGTGGTGTCACGCTACGGCGGCGAGGAGTTTGTGGTGATCCTGTTTAACTGCCCGGAAAACATCGCTGAAAAAGTTGCCTTACGAATTCAGGACGGCCTGCGCGCGGAGCCCATACCGCACGGCGCGTCAACCGTTAGCGACCATGTCACCGTGAGCATGGGAATTGCGAGCATGGCGGAAGGGTTAGCGGGCACCGAGATCATCGCCCGTGCCGATGCGGCGCTGTATCGTGCGAAAGAGGCCGGGCGGGACCGGTGGTCGCATTAA
- a CDS encoding aldehyde dehydrogenase family protein produces MSESQIAVLPGVQQFLDRQHGLWIEGRQAASDSEKRLNVYNPATGEAIASTADASVDDVDRAVMSGWRAFVARSWAGKLPAERERILLRFADLVEQHGEELAQLETLEQGKSINISRAFEVGCTLNWMRYTAGLTTKIAGKTLDLSIPLPQGARYQAWTRKEPVGVVAGIVPWNFPLMIGMWKVMPALAAGCSIVIKPSETTPLTMLRVAELACEAGVPEGVFNVVTGSGAVCGAALTSHPRIAKVSFTGSTATGKQIARAAADTLTGVTLELGGKNPAIVLKDADPAWVIEGLMMGSFLNQGQVCAASSRIYIEAPLFDTLVNGFEQAVKSLSVGPGMSPQAFINPLVSRAHCDKVQTFLDEAKSRSAELITGNRGPEGKGYYVSPTLVVNPDAALRLTREEVFGPVVNLVRVADGEEALQLANDTEYGLTASVWTQNIGKALEYTDRLQAGTVWVNSHTLIDANLPFGGMKQSGTGRDFGPDWLDGWCETKSVCVRY; encoded by the coding sequence AGGCGATCGCCTCCACGGCGGATGCCAGCGTTGACGACGTGGACCGCGCGGTGATGTCCGGGTGGCGCGCTTTTGTGGCCCGCAGCTGGGCTGGAAAATTACCGGCGGAGCGTGAGCGTATCCTGCTGCGCTTTGCCGATCTGGTTGAGCAGCACGGCGAAGAGCTGGCGCAACTCGAAACGCTGGAGCAGGGCAAATCCATTAACATCTCCCGCGCCTTTGAGGTGGGCTGCACCCTGAACTGGATGCGCTACACCGCCGGGCTGACCACCAAAATTGCGGGTAAAACTCTCGACCTCTCTATCCCGCTACCGCAGGGCGCACGCTATCAGGCCTGGACCCGTAAAGAGCCGGTAGGCGTGGTAGCCGGAATTGTGCCGTGGAACTTCCCGCTGATGATCGGCATGTGGAAAGTGATGCCCGCGCTGGCGGCAGGCTGTTCGATCGTTATCAAACCGTCTGAAACCACGCCGCTGACCATGCTGCGCGTGGCGGAGCTGGCGTGTGAAGCCGGTGTACCGGAAGGCGTGTTCAACGTCGTGACCGGAAGTGGCGCGGTGTGTGGCGCAGCGCTAACGTCACACCCGCGCATCGCCAAGGTCAGCTTTACCGGCTCCACCGCCACGGGGAAACAGATTGCACGCGCGGCGGCAGATACGTTGACGGGCGTCACCCTGGAGCTGGGTGGCAAAAACCCGGCCATCGTGCTGAAAGACGCCGATCCAGCCTGGGTGATTGAAGGGCTGATGATGGGCAGCTTCCTGAATCAGGGGCAGGTTTGCGCGGCTAGCTCCCGTATCTATATTGAAGCGCCGCTGTTCGACACGCTGGTGAACGGCTTTGAGCAGGCGGTGAAATCCCTGAGCGTGGGGCCGGGTATGTCGCCGCAGGCGTTTATTAACCCGCTGGTTTCGCGCGCCCACTGCGATAAAGTGCAGACCTTCCTGGATGAAGCGAAATCGCGCAGCGCGGAGCTTATCACCGGCAACCGTGGCCCGGAGGGCAAAGGTTATTACGTTTCCCCTACGCTGGTGGTCAACCCGGATGCGGCGCTGCGCCTGACGCGGGAAGAGGTGTTCGGTCCGGTGGTGAACCTGGTGCGCGTGGCCGACGGCGAAGAGGCATTGCAGCTGGCAAATGATACCGAGTACGGACTGACGGCCAGCGTCTGGACGCAAAACATAGGCAAGGCGCTGGAGTACACCGACAGGCTGCAGGCGGGCACGGTGTGGGTAAACAGCCATACCCTGATCGACGCCAACCTGCCGTTCGGCGGCATGAAGCAGTCCGGTACCGGCCGTGATTTTGGCCCGGACTGGCTGGACGGCTGGTGCGAGACCAAGTCGGTTTGCGTGCGCTACTAG
- a CDS encoding alkyl/aryl-sulfatase → MRFNSIVRSLALAGLFISVNSAYAAEAPKDATAATQQANNALFNQLPFSDNTDFTDAHKGFIAPIPQDVIKGEQGNVVWDPQQYSFIKEGDKAPDSVNPSLWRQSQLINISGLFEVTEGVYQIRNLDLSNMTIIEGKEGITVVDPLVSAETAKVGMDLYFKNRGKKPVVAVIYTHSHVDHYGGVRGVVDEADVKAGKVKIYAPAGFMEAAVAENIMAGNVMSRRASYMYGNLLKPDAKGQVGAGLGTTTSAGTVTLIAPTNIIEKDGQKEVIDGLTYDFMLAPGSEAPSEMLWYIEEKKLIESAEDVTHTLHNTYSLRGAKIREPLPWSKYINEAIVRWGDKAEIIMAQHHWPTWGNENVVKLLKSQRDLYRYINDQTLRMANEGLTRDEIAANFKLPDSLAHTWANRGYYGSVSHDVKATYVLYLGWFDGNPATLDELPPEEGAKKFVEYMGGADAILQKAKTDFDQGNYRWVAQVVSKVVFADPNNQAARNLEADALEQLGYQAESGPWRNFYLTGAQELRNGVVKGPTPNTASPDTVRAMTPEMFFDYLAVHINGEKAGTAKSVFNVDLGGDGGKYKLELENGVLNHTAKAEAKDADATLTLNRDTLNKIILKEVTLKQAEQDGDVKLTGDGAKLDSMLGYMDKFDFWFNIVTP, encoded by the coding sequence ATGAGATTTAATTCGATCGTCAGGAGTCTTGCGCTGGCAGGGCTTTTTATTTCCGTCAATTCGGCTTATGCCGCAGAAGCCCCAAAGGATGCGACTGCAGCGACGCAACAAGCCAACAACGCTCTGTTTAATCAGCTTCCCTTCTCCGACAACACTGATTTCACCGACGCCCACAAAGGATTTATTGCCCCTATTCCTCAGGATGTCATCAAAGGGGAACAAGGTAATGTTGTCTGGGACCCGCAGCAATATTCATTTATTAAAGAAGGCGATAAAGCCCCGGATTCCGTCAATCCTAGCTTATGGCGTCAATCACAGTTGATTAATATTAGCGGACTGTTCGAAGTCACCGAAGGCGTATATCAAATACGCAATCTTGACCTGTCGAATATGACCATTATCGAAGGTAAAGAAGGTATTACCGTGGTTGACCCGCTGGTGTCGGCAGAGACGGCCAAAGTCGGGATGGATCTCTACTTTAAAAACCGCGGCAAAAAGCCCGTGGTGGCGGTGATCTACACCCACAGCCACGTGGATCATTACGGTGGCGTGCGCGGCGTGGTTGACGAAGCGGACGTGAAGGCGGGCAAGGTGAAAATCTACGCCCCGGCCGGGTTTATGGAAGCCGCCGTCGCGGAGAACATTATGGCGGGTAACGTCATGAGCCGCCGCGCCAGCTATATGTACGGCAACCTGCTGAAACCCGATGCCAAAGGCCAGGTCGGCGCCGGTCTGGGGACGACCACTTCCGCGGGAACCGTGACCCTGATTGCGCCCACCAACATCATCGAGAAAGATGGTCAGAAAGAGGTCATCGACGGCCTGACCTATGATTTTATGCTCGCGCCTGGCTCTGAAGCCCCGTCAGAAATGCTCTGGTATATCGAAGAGAAAAAGCTGATTGAATCCGCCGAGGACGTGACCCATACCCTGCATAACACCTACTCGCTTCGCGGAGCGAAAATCCGTGAGCCGCTGCCGTGGTCAAAATACATCAACGAAGCGATTGTGCGCTGGGGCGATAAAGCCGAAATCATCATGGCGCAGCACCACTGGCCTACCTGGGGCAACGAAAATGTGGTCAAACTGTTGAAAAGCCAGCGCGATCTCTATCGTTACATCAATGACCAGACCCTGCGCATGGCTAACGAAGGCCTGACGCGCGATGAGATCGCCGCCAACTTTAAGCTGCCGGATTCGCTGGCGCACACCTGGGCCAACCGAGGGTACTACGGCTCGGTAAGCCACGACGTGAAGGCAACCTACGTGCTCTATCTCGGCTGGTTCGACGGCAACCCGGCAACGCTGGATGAGCTGCCGCCAGAAGAAGGCGCGAAGAAGTTCGTTGAATATATGGGCGGCGCGGATGCGATTCTGCAAAAAGCCAAAACCGATTTCGACCAGGGCAACTACCGCTGGGTCGCGCAGGTGGTGAGCAAAGTCGTCTTCGCTGACCCGAATAACCAGGCGGCACGCAACCTTGAAGCGGATGCGCTCGAGCAGCTCGGCTATCAGGCGGAATCCGGTCCGTGGCGCAACTTCTACCTGACCGGCGCGCAAGAGCTGCGTAACGGCGTGGTAAAAGGCCCAACGCCGAATACCGCCAGCCCGGATACCGTACGGGCAATGACGCCAGAAATGTTCTTTGACTACCTGGCGGTGCATATCAACGGTGAAAAAGCGGGTACCGCGAAGTCGGTGTTTAACGTCGATCTCGGCGGCGACGGCGGCAAATATAAGCTCGAACTGGAAAACGGCGTGCTGAACCACACGGCCAAAGCCGAGGCGAAGGATGCTGACGCCACGCTGACCCTTAACCGCGACACGCTGAACAAAATTATCCTCAAAGAGGTGACGCTCAAACAGGCCGAACAGGACGGCGACGTGAAACTCACCGGTGACGGCGCTAAACTGGATTCAATGCTTGGATATATGGATAAATTTGATTTCTGGTTTAACATTGTGACACCGTAA
- the tynA gene encoding primary-amine oxidase, producing the protein MGSNSSFSARRTALAMAVALCCAWHSPVFAHGGEAHMVPMDKTLQAFGADVQWDDYAQMFTITKDGAFVKVKPGAKTAIVNGKTLKLQVPVVMKNKKAFISETFINDVFQSGLDQTFQVEKRPHPLNALTADEIKQAVEIVKASADFKPNTRFTQIALAEPEKAKVWNFVLNGTAVDAPRQANITMLDGKHIIESRVDLKDKKILSWEPIKDAHGMVLLDDFTAVQQIVNESAEFAEVLKKRGITDTKKVITTPLTVGYFDGKDGLKQEDCLLKVVSYLDVGDGNYWAHPIENLVAVVDLEQKKIQKIEEGPVVPVPMTPRPYDGRDRIETVKKPLEIVEPEGKNYTITGDTVHWQNWDFHLSLDSRVGPTISTVTYNDNGKKRQVMYQGSLGGMIVPYGDPDVGWYFKAYLDSGDYGMGTLTSPLVRGKDVPSNAVMLNETIPDYTGAPMEIPRAIAIFERYAGPEYKHQEMGQPNVSTERRELVVRWVSTVGNYDYIFDWVFHENGTIGIDAGATGIEAVKGVQAKTMHDATAKDDTKYGTLIDHNIVGTTHQHIYNFRLDMDVDGTNNKLVAMDPEVKPNTAGGPRTSTMQINQYDIDTEQQAAQKFDPGTIRLLSNTRKENRMGNPVSYQIIPYAGGTHPVATGAKFAPDEWIYHRLSFMDKQLWVTRYHPNEMYPEGKFPNRSTHDTGLGQYSKDNESLNDQDDVVWMTTGTTHVARAEEWPIMPTEWVHTLLKPWNFFDETPTLGKKKDEQK; encoded by the coding sequence ATGGGAAGCAATTCTTCTTTTTCTGCCCGTAGAACGGCACTGGCCATGGCCGTTGCGCTGTGTTGCGCCTGGCACTCCCCTGTTTTCGCACACGGCGGCGAGGCGCATATGGTCCCGATGGACAAAACGCTGCAGGCGTTTGGCGCGGACGTGCAGTGGGATGATTACGCACAGATGTTCACCATCACCAAAGACGGAGCCTTTGTGAAGGTCAAGCCTGGCGCGAAAACCGCCATCGTCAACGGTAAAACCCTGAAGCTGCAGGTGCCGGTGGTAATGAAAAACAAAAAAGCCTTTATCTCCGAGACCTTCATCAACGATGTCTTCCAGTCTGGTCTCGATCAGACTTTCCAGGTGGAAAAACGTCCCCACCCTCTGAACGCCTTAACAGCAGACGAAATTAAGCAGGCCGTCGAGATCGTTAAAGCCTCTGCGGACTTCAAACCCAATACCCGCTTTACCCAGATAGCCCTTGCCGAGCCGGAAAAAGCCAAAGTCTGGAACTTCGTGCTGAACGGCACGGCGGTGGATGCCCCTCGCCAGGCCAACATCACGATGCTCGACGGGAAGCACATCATCGAAAGCCGGGTGGATCTGAAGGATAAAAAGATCCTCAGCTGGGAGCCGATAAAAGACGCGCACGGGATGGTGCTGCTGGATGACTTTACCGCCGTCCAGCAGATCGTTAACGAAAGCGCCGAGTTTGCCGAGGTGCTGAAAAAGCGCGGCATCACCGATACGAAGAAAGTGATCACCACCCCGCTGACCGTCGGGTACTTTGACGGCAAGGATGGCCTGAAGCAGGAAGATTGCCTGCTCAAAGTGGTGAGCTATCTGGACGTGGGCGATGGCAACTACTGGGCGCACCCGATTGAAAACCTGGTGGCGGTTGTTGACCTTGAGCAGAAGAAAATCCAGAAAATCGAAGAAGGCCCGGTGGTCCCGGTTCCGATGACCCCGCGTCCCTATGACGGCCGCGACCGTATTGAAACGGTGAAAAAACCGCTGGAGATCGTCGAGCCGGAAGGCAAGAACTACACCATCACCGGCGACACGGTGCACTGGCAGAACTGGGATTTCCACCTGAGCCTCGACTCCCGCGTTGGGCCCACAATCTCGACCGTGACTTATAACGATAACGGCAAAAAGCGTCAGGTCATGTATCAGGGATCGTTAGGCGGGATGATCGTACCCTATGGTGACCCGGACGTGGGCTGGTACTTCAAAGCCTATCTGGATTCCGGTGACTACGGCATGGGCACCCTGACCTCCCCGCTGGTGCGCGGCAAGGACGTGCCGTCTAACGCCGTGATGCTGAACGAAACCATTCCGGACTACACCGGCGCGCCGATGGAGATCCCCCGCGCAATCGCCATTTTTGAGCGCTACGCCGGGCCGGAGTATAAGCACCAGGAGATGGGCCAGCCGAACGTCAGCACCGAGCGCCGCGAGCTGGTGGTGCGCTGGGTGAGTACCGTGGGCAACTACGACTATATCTTTGACTGGGTCTTCCACGAGAACGGCACCATCGGCATTGATGCAGGAGCAACCGGCATTGAAGCGGTGAAAGGCGTGCAGGCAAAAACCATGCATGACGCAACCGCCAAAGATGACACCAAATACGGCACGCTGATCGACCATAATATTGTCGGCACCACCCACCAGCACATCTATAACTTCCGCCTGGATATGGACGTAGACGGCACCAACAACAAGCTGGTGGCGATGGACCCGGAAGTGAAACCGAACACCGCCGGGGGCCCGCGTACCAGCACCATGCAGATTAACCAGTACGATATCGACACCGAACAGCAGGCCGCGCAGAAGTTTGACCCCGGCACCATTCGACTGCTGAGCAACACCCGTAAAGAGAACCGCATGGGCAACCCGGTGTCGTACCAGATCATCCCTTACGCGGGCGGTACGCATCCGGTGGCAACGGGGGCGAAGTTTGCCCCGGACGAGTGGATTTACCACCGCCTGAGCTTTATGGACAAACAGCTGTGGGTGACGCGCTACCACCCGAATGAGATGTACCCGGAAGGGAAATTCCCTAACCGCTCAACGCACGATACCGGCCTGGGCCAGTACAGCAAGGATAACGAATCGCTGAACGACCAGGACGACGTGGTGTGGATGACCACCGGCACCACGCACGTTGCCCGCGCCGAGGAGTGGCCAATCATGCCTACGGAATGGGTGCATACCCTGCTCAAACCGTGGAACTTCTTCGACGAGACGCCAACGCTTGGCAAGAAAAAAGACGAACAGAAATAA